A part of Marinobacter psychrophilus genomic DNA contains:
- the ttcA gene encoding tRNA 2-thiocytidine(32) synthetase TtcA — protein sequence MHPVTDAQKPDARHERQKLQKRLQREAGQAIADFAMIEAGDKIMCCLSGGKDSYAMLDILLSLQKKAPVRFEVIAVNLDQKQPGFPQHVLPQYLQDLGIECHIIERDTYSVVKDKIPAGKTTCGLCSRLRRGILYAFAEANGVTKIALGHHRDDLLETLFLNMFYGGKLKSMAPLLRSDDGRNTVIRPLAYCREKDLERFAELRDYPVIPCNLCGSQKNLQRQVIKDMFKVWDEEHPGRLETMFSALCNVEPSHLADPQLYNFADNSRKAAPRSVAPNGAAKKGVTSVSGKAAEEFGRLDVLNL from the coding sequence ATGCACCCAGTAACCGATGCGCAAAAGCCCGACGCGCGGCACGAGCGACAAAAACTGCAGAAGCGTCTGCAACGGGAAGCCGGGCAAGCGATTGCGGATTTCGCGATGATCGAGGCCGGCGACAAAATTATGTGTTGCCTCAGCGGCGGGAAGGATTCCTATGCGATGCTGGACATTCTGCTGAGCCTGCAGAAAAAGGCACCGGTGCGCTTTGAAGTGATTGCGGTCAATCTGGACCAGAAACAGCCAGGTTTCCCGCAGCATGTTCTACCGCAATACCTGCAGGACCTGGGCATCGAATGCCATATTATCGAGCGCGATACGTATAGCGTCGTTAAAGACAAAATTCCCGCCGGAAAAACCACTTGTGGTTTGTGCTCACGCCTGCGGCGGGGAATTTTATATGCGTTTGCCGAGGCCAATGGGGTCACCAAAATTGCTCTTGGCCATCACCGTGACGATCTGCTGGAAACCTTGTTTCTAAATATGTTCTACGGTGGCAAACTCAAGTCGATGGCGCCGCTGCTACGCAGTGACGACGGCCGAAATACGGTTATCCGACCGCTGGCTTACTGCCGCGAGAAGGACCTCGAGCGGTTCGCCGAGCTGCGAGACTATCCCGTCATTCCCTGCAACTTGTGCGGCTCTCAGAAAAATCTGCAACGCCAAGTGATAAAAGACATGTTCAAGGTTTGGGATGAAGAGCACCCGGGGCGTCTGGAAACCATGTTCAGCGCTTTGTGTAACGTAGAACCGTCACATCTGGCAGACCCGCAGTTATACAATTTTGCTGACAATTCTAGAAAGGCGGCGCCGCGCTCTGTTGCTCCGAATGGCGCCGCAAAGAAGGGCGTTACGTCGGTTTCAGGCAAGGCTGCGGAAGAGTTCGGG